The window CAGGCCGTCGTCAGCGTCCCCCGCGAGACACGCCAGCCCGTCGTCCAACCGCCCGAGGACGAGGTCGCCCATCTCCCGCACGTCCCGCCGGAGGTCGGCGAGGTCGTCCTGGTAGTTCTCCCGCGTCATCCGAACTTTCCGCTGATGTAGTCTTCGACGCGCTGGCTCTCGGGGTTCTCGAAGATCTGGTCGGTGTCGCCGTACTCCACGAGCTCGCCGCCCGTGAGGAAGACCGCGGTCTGATCCGAGATCCGCGCCGCCTGCTGCATGTTGTGGGTAACGATGACGACCGTGTAGTCCTCCGCGAGTTCGTCGATGAGGTCTTCGATTTTGGCGGTGGCGATGGGGTCGAGGGCGCTCGCCGGCTCGTCCATCAGAATCACCTCCGGGTCGGTCGCCAGCGTCCGCGCGATGCAGAGGCGCTGTTGTTGGCCGCCCGAGAGGCCGAGCGCGTTGTCGTCGAGGCGGTCGTTCACCTCGTCCCAGAGCGCCGCCTGCCGGAGCGCGCGCTCCACCAGCTCCGCCTCCGTCTCCTCGTCGCTCCGCCCGAGTAACCGGGAGAACAGGCTCGTGTCCAGGTCGCCGTGTTTGCGGGGGCCGTAG is drawn from Salarchaeum sp. JOR-1 and contains these coding sequences:
- the pstB gene encoding phosphate ABC transporter ATP-binding protein PstB, which produces MSETTQTTTDQSLETTSGETTESVQDEWRNHSFDGAAKLAVEDLDVHYGEEHALTDISIDIPEQSVTALIGPSGCGKSTFLRCLNRMNDRIRVADIDGSVELDGEEIYQDGVNLVELRKRVGMVFQQPNPFPKSIRDNVSYGPRKHGDLDTSLFSRLLGRSDEETEAELVERALRQAALWDEVNDRLDDNALGLSGGQQQRLCIARTLATDPEVILMDEPASALDPIATAKIEDLIDELAEDYTVVIVTHNMQQAARISDQTAVFLTGGELVEYGDTDQIFENPESQRVEDYISGKFG